From the Variovorax paradoxus genome, the window GTCGGCCGGGCTGGTGGCGCGCGAGTTGGCGCGCATCCATGTGGTGGCGGTGGCGTCGCCGGCATACATGGCGGGACGCGAGGCGCCACGGCAGCCGTCGGACTTGGCGATGCTCGACGCGCTGGTGCGCCGCTCGTCGCCCACAGGAAGGCTGCGCAGCTGGACGCTGCGGCGCACGAGAGCCAGGTCAGGCGGCACTCCAGGCGAAGCGGAAGCCACGGTCGACCTGCCGCGCCCGCGCGCAATCTTCAACGACCCGGAAGCCATCGCCCACGCGGCGCTGATGGGGCTGGGCGTGGCGATGCTGCCGATGCCTTTCGTGGAGCGCGGGCTGCGCAGCGGCGAGCTGGTGCGGTTGCTGCCCGACTGGTACCAGGACAACGGTGCGGTGTGGCTCTACTACCCGAGCAAGAAGCTGCTGCCGCCGAAGACGCGGGTGTTCATCGACTTCGTGCTCGAACGCTTTCGCGACGAGAAGTTCGCGCAGCGGATGCAGGTCGCCTGAGGGTCAGGCGGGCTCACGGGGTTTTCACCCGCGACGCCCACGGCGCGCGCCTGTACAAACTCGCGCATGACTTCTTTCATTTCCTCTTCCTTCCGGACGGGCCGCCGGACCGTTCTTGCCGCTTCGGTCACCGCCGCCGTCACCCTGATGGCCGCGCCCGCATGGGCCCAGGGCACCTGGCCCACCAAGCCGGTGCGCATCGTCGTGCCGTTCGCGGCCGGCGGCACCACCGACATCCTGGCGCGCGCCGTGGCGCCCGAGCTTTCCAAGGCCTTCGGCCAGCAGTTCATCGTCGACAACCGTGCGGGCGCGGGCGGCAACGTGGGCGCCGAGCTGGTGGCGCGCGCGCCGAACGACGGCTATACGCTGCTCATGGGCACGGTCGGCACGCACGGCATCAACCGCGCGCTGTATCCGAAGCTGCCCTTCGACCCGATCAAGGACTTCGTTCCGATCACGCTGGTGGCTGCCGTGCCCAACGTGATGGAAATGAATACCGACAAGGCGAAGGCGCTGAACATCCACAACGTGCAGGACTTCATCAAGTACGCCAAGGCCAACCCCGGCAAGCTGAACATGGCGTCCAGCGGCAGCGGCACCTCGATCCACCTGGCGGGCGAGCTGTTCAAGAGCATGACGGGAACGTTCATGGCGCACATCCCGTACAAGGGATCGGGCCCGGCGCTGCTGGACATGGTGGGCGGCAATGCCGACGTGATGTTCGACAACCTGCCCTCGTCGATGGCGCAGATCAAGGCCGGCAAGCTCACGGCGCTGGCCGTGACGAGCGCGCAGCGTTCGCCTGCGCTGCCCGACATTCCGACCGTGGCCGAAGTGGGAGGCCCGACGCTCAAGGGCTTCGAGGCGAGTTCGTGGTTCGGGTTGCTGGCGCCGGCGGGCACCTCGCCCGAGATCGTGAACCGGATTCAGCAGGAAGTGGCCAAGTCGCTGGGCACGCCGGCCATCAAGGAGAAGATGCTCGCGCAGGGCGCGCTGCCCAGCGGGAATTCGCCGGCCGACTTCACGAAGCTCATTGCGAGCGAGCATGTGAAATGGGCCAAGGTGGTCAAGGACTCCGGCGCGAAGGTGGACTGACCCCCAGGCTTCGCGCACTTCGTGTCGCTTCTCCTTCCCCCTTGCAGGGGGCGGCGCCTGCGGCCCGGCAGAGCCGGTTTCGCGGCGCCTCTCGAACAGAAGGCCTTCGGGTCAGGTTCGACCCTCGGGGCTTCGCCGCGTGCGGCGCGGCAGAGTTGGTTCTGCGGCGCCTCTTGAAAAGAAGACCCTGGGTCTCAGGTCTTCCAGGTCACGTCCTTGCTCTCGGCGAGGGAGTCCTTGAGCATGTGAAGCAAGGGCGCTGCACGCTGGTGCAGTCCGACATGCTGCTTCTCGGCGTCGTTGGCATGGCCTTCGACGGCGTAGTCGTCATGGTTGTGGGCGTTGGCACCCTCGCGCGCCAGCGCGCCCTCGAGCGCCGAGATGGCACCGGGAATCTGCTCGACCGTGATGATGCCTTGCGGCGCAACGGACTTGCCGACGATGTCGAGCAACTGGCGCGCATGCACTTCGAGCATCACGAAGTCGGGGGAGGCACGGGACTGGAATCGATAGAGCATGGTGTGTTCACTCACTTGTAGATGTAGTCACGGGCAAAAGGGTACACCGATTGCGCGCCCCGCAAGACGCCCGCGCGCCCTACATTGCCGTCAGGCTTTGTCGACAACATCTGGTGCAAGGAGATCCATCCCTGCTCGAAACTCATGGCCGAACCCGCCAGGTAGAGGCGGTAGGCACGCAGGATGCGCTCCGCGTTTTCTGCCTGGCGCCCGCCGCTGCGCTGCAGTAACTCGCGCGCGGTGTCGAGTTGCGCCTCGAGTGCGTCGGACCACGCCCAGAGCGTGCGCGCGTAGTGCGGCCGCAGGCTCTCGGTGTCCACCATCTCCAGCCCGGCCGCCGCGGTCTCGCGCAGCACGTGCGTCACGTGGAGCAGCTCGCCGCCGGGGAAGATGTACTTCTCGATGAAGTCGCCCATGCCGGCACCCAGCTGGCGGTAGTTGAGCTCGCCCGAGGTGATGCCGTGGTTGAGCACGAGCCCGCCGGGCTTGAGCAGCGTGTGGATCTTCCGGAAGTAGGTCGGCATGTTGGCCGCACCCACGTGCTCGAACATGCCCACCGATGAGATCTTGTCGAAGGGCTGGGTGTCGGGCAGCTGGCGGTAGTCGAGCAGCTCGACGCGCACCCGCCCCTGCAGGCCCTTCTCCTCGATCAGCCGCTGCACGTGCGCGTGCTGGTTGCGCGACAGCGTGATGCCGGTCGCGTCCACGCCGTAGTGCTCGGCCGCCCACAGCAGCAGGCCGCCCCAGCCGGAGCCGATGTCCAGATAGCGCTCGCCCGGCTGCAGCATCAGCTTGCGGCAGATGTGGTCGAGCTTGGCTTCCTGCGCCTGCGCCAGCGTCAGCTCGGGCGTGCGGAAGTAGGCGCACGAGTACACGCGGCGCGCGTCGAGCCACAGCGCGTAGAAGTCGTCGGAGACGTCGTAGTGGAACTCGATCTGTGCGGCGTCCTTGCGCATCGAATGCGAGCCGCGCGACTTGGCGCGGTGCTGGAGGCGGCTCCACCAGCTGGTGTCGGTCTCGGCCGGATTGCCCGGCAGCATGCCCACCGTGGCGTCGATCAGGTCGCGCATGGCGCCTTCGATCTGCACCTTGCCTTCGACGTAGGCCTCGCCGATGGCACCCACCTGCCGGGCCGCAAGCTTGGCGAGCACCGTCCATTCCTTGAAGGCCAGCGTGACGCGGGCCCCCGCCTGGGCTACGCGCCGGCCATCCGGCAATTCCAGCGCGATGGGGACAGGCAGCGAAGCCAGCTGCGACTCGATCTTGGGTATCAAGTTTTGCATGGGGCCATGGTATTGATTTTTGCGAATTCCTGCATGACTACTCGCGTCGGAGAAAGCCGGAAGAAGGCGCGCCGCCCCCGTGGGTATGGACCGGCATTGACAGCAAATCGTTTATGCCTAAACTATTCAACCATGAACAGCCTCGGCAAGACCTCACCCGCTCCGGCCTCGGACCTCCAACGCATCCTTTGCATCGGCGGCGGGCCTGCCGGCCTGTACTTCGCCCTGTTGATGAAGGCGCGCAACCCTTCGTTGCAGATCACCGTGGTGGAGCGCAACCGACCTTTCGACACCTTCGGCTGGGGCGTGGTGCTGAGCGACCAGACGCTGGGCAACCTGCGCGCCGCCGACGCGCCCACAGCCGCACTTATCGGCAACGAGTTCCATCACTGGGACGACATCCAGGTGTTCTTCAAGGGCCGCCAGGTGCGCTCGGGCGGCCATGGCTTCTGCGGCATCGGCCGCAAGCGGCTGCTCAACATCCTGCAGGAGCGCTGCCTCGAACTCGGCGTCGAGCTGGTGTTCGAGACCGACGCCACCGACGACCAGGCCATTGCCGCCAAATACAACGCCGACCTGGTCATCGCCAGCGACGGACTGAACAGCCGCATCCGCCAACGCTATGCCGACGTGTTCAAGCCCGACATCGACCTGCGCAACTGCCGCTTCGTGTGGCTGGGCACGCACCAGACCTTCGACGCGTTCACGTTCGCCTTCGAACAGACCGAACACGGCTGGTTCCAG encodes:
- a CDS encoding LysR family transcriptional regulator translates to MEPLNHLESFVQSAEGGSFSVAARRLGLTPAAVSKNVARLEARLGVRLFQRSTRRLTLTEGGERFLAQVGGALATLQEAVAGIDKDDGQPAGTLKVSMGQAFGREHVLPMMGDFLVRYPAIVPDWHFDNQQVDLVGEGFDAAIGGGFELSAGLVARELARIHVVAVASPAYMAGREAPRQPSDLAMLDALVRRSSPTGRLRSWTLRRTRARSGGTPGEAEATVDLPRPRAIFNDPEAIAHAALMGLGVAMLPMPFVERGLRSGELVRLLPDWYQDNGAVWLYYPSKKLLPPKTRVFIDFVLERFRDEKFAQRMQVA
- a CDS encoding tripartite tricarboxylate transporter substrate binding protein, producing MTSFISSSFRTGRRTVLAASVTAAVTLMAAPAWAQGTWPTKPVRIVVPFAAGGTTDILARAVAPELSKAFGQQFIVDNRAGAGGNVGAELVARAPNDGYTLLMGTVGTHGINRALYPKLPFDPIKDFVPITLVAAVPNVMEMNTDKAKALNIHNVQDFIKYAKANPGKLNMASSGSGTSIHLAGELFKSMTGTFMAHIPYKGSGPALLDMVGGNADVMFDNLPSSMAQIKAGKLTALAVTSAQRSPALPDIPTVAEVGGPTLKGFEASSWFGLLAPAGTSPEIVNRIQQEVAKSLGTPAIKEKMLAQGALPSGNSPADFTKLIASEHVKWAKVVKDSGAKVD
- a CDS encoding DUF1840 domain-containing protein, with the translated sequence MLYRFQSRASPDFVMLEVHARQLLDIVGKSVAPQGIITVEQIPGAISALEGALAREGANAHNHDDYAVEGHANDAEKQHVGLHQRAAPLLHMLKDSLAESKDVTWKT
- a CDS encoding SAM-dependent methyltransferase, whose translation is MQNLIPKIESQLASLPVPIALELPDGRRVAQAGARVTLAFKEWTVLAKLAARQVGAIGEAYVEGKVQIEGAMRDLIDATVGMLPGNPAETDTSWWSRLQHRAKSRGSHSMRKDAAQIEFHYDVSDDFYALWLDARRVYSCAYFRTPELTLAQAQEAKLDHICRKLMLQPGERYLDIGSGWGGLLLWAAEHYGVDATGITLSRNQHAHVQRLIEEKGLQGRVRVELLDYRQLPDTQPFDKISSVGMFEHVGAANMPTYFRKIHTLLKPGGLVLNHGITSGELNYRQLGAGMGDFIEKYIFPGGELLHVTHVLRETAAAGLEMVDTESLRPHYARTLWAWSDALEAQLDTARELLQRSGGRQAENAERILRAYRLYLAGSAMSFEQGWISLHQMLSTKPDGNVGRAGVLRGAQSVYPFARDYIYK